The stretch of DNA ttccagttcatcccaaggCTTCTTGGTGGGGTCGAGGTCAGGGCTCAGTGTGAGGCCAGTCAAAGTCTTCTACACCAAACTcctcaaaccatgtctttatagtccagGCTTTGTGCACTGAGGCCACAGTCATGTTGAAATAGAAAagggccttcctcaaactgttgccacagagtttgaagcatagcattgtccaaaatgtctttggtatgctgaagtgttaagattgtccttcattggagataaggggccgAGCCCagagcctgattgaaacacttGAATTCAATAGTGAACAGGCTTGGCCATAGTGtacataaatcataaaaatcaTGTTTAGTGTAAAAGTAGAGAGAAGCgacctctgtgtttctgtgttacaCAGTTTTGGTCCAGTTTAGTACTGTACATGAAAACCTTGTAGTAATCCTACCATGACATTTATAATCATGGTTAATCTTAAAACCGGTTCATCCTGGGTTAGCCATCCCTATATGGGGTACATTAAGTTCCACACAATGTAATTAGTTAATTATGGCTtctattcagtgttttttttataggtGAGTTGAGAATGGAGATGTTGATGCATAATGAGATCTTTGAAGACTTTAACTTGTTTCTATATGTTAAGCATAATTGAGTTGGCtgaaaggaaaaatgacaaTTACCCTTTTCCCAATATTTCCCACCAAATAAGTCAGATAAGAGAACACACCCAAGGGCTACGCATACATTATGTGAGCTCTGCATATTGAGCTCTTGGGAAGCTTTAACCATCTCcacaatatatattatattttttcctAACACTAGCAAAGTTCCTCACATCATACCTTCCCTTTAATGAATCACCGTctatttttatcttgttttgagCTATCTGTTTTAAATTGCTCTTCTAACCTTTGCTTGTTAAGCATTTCTGTTCTGGATCTGCTCTGGAAATGCTGCTGATGGTGAAGAAAGCATACATTGCTTACTTGCTGACTTTGATTTATCCtctactctcttttttttctccccctttttctttttttttttttactctgtatGCAGTTCTTAGTGTAATGTTTCCACAGTTGTGTGCTCATCTTTGGTTTAGCTAAGCATCATGTTTGTATCGCACGCAGCAGCTGTGTCAAACAGGCACAGAACACGAGCCGCAGATGGAATTTTTCAGCCGAGTTTGAACATTTTCGGGTCTCCCTCATGAGCcaagcatgtgcatgtgcaaccATGCACTGAGCATGCATTCTTTGGCTGCCCTTCAACTTGGCAAGATCCAGTATGCATGTCGCTGGCAGCCAACCGCTGATGTGTATGAGAGTTTATTGTTAGGGAGAGGTGCAATGATAGTGATGCACGCCTTATTATTATGCTCTCTGTGTTGCAACTCCTATGCAAGCATGAGAACATATGGTTTGTTAAACAGGTGTCTTTGCATGCTTTGGCAGCTAGAGTGCTGACAGGGGTTAAATGTGCAGAAGATCATGCTAAATTGCTGGGGTGGTGGTGCATACTGGTTCATGTTTTAGCTAGGCCTGCAGCAATTCATCGGTTACTAAATGAAATGCCAACTAATCAACTAATGAGGGTCACGGGGCAGCTGAAAGGCGGCGGTAGGTGGGGTACGCCCTGGCCAACACACAGACGAACAAACATTCACACCGTGGTCAATTAAGTAGAAGATGCTTTAGTGCTGCATAGagctgattaatcaattaataaattaatctattttgataatcgctttgaagctttttttcatgattataaCAAGATTTCctattgtttaagcttcttaaatgggaatattttcttaatttctttgctctggataacaaagaaatcattaaaagtcaatcattttggtttgtgcacaaaacaagacatttgagaacatcatcatttccaggtttgacgaacaccgatcaacatttttaaggttttctgatattttatggaccaaacaattaatcgaaaaAATAATCAGttctgaaaataatcgttagttgcagctctagtgctGCAGTTAAGGGAATAACGTCAGCCACAGATGCATCAGATGAGTCCATCTTTTTCGTTAGCTGCTCAAAGGGTtctggtgtgaagtgaatgtcgCGGGGGAGTTCATAATCAGCGCTGTATGCAGACTTTGAGCATTTAATAGGTGCTGTTCCACCATATACTCGTGtcttatagatagatagatactggaTTTTCAGTGCTTCTCTAATATGTACAAACTTGAAACATTacaatacttttactttgaaacggacttgttgtgtttgtgacatttggGACAGAAATAGATGCCataactgtcttttttttgttgtgaaaccCTTGTGGCTTGCAGTTAAATTATATGCAAGAGCTCTATTTCCAAAATGAGCCGCGCAGCTCCCTCCAGCGAGACGCACCTGAGACACAGATTTTATACGAGCAGCGCGGTTCCTCTCATCAGTCTCATGTAGACCCacttgctgtgaggctgcaaagggagcgagggagagagggagtgggtGTGTCGCCAGTAGCTAAACTGGTGCTGGTTGTTCTGTATAAAATGGTGGACATATCACTTCTCTCATGTTTGTTGAGCAGGTGGCGTGATACTGTAGCGTTCACATATATGTTCTGTGCAAACACTGCCAACTGTTGTTGTAATCAGTGACATTCACCTCAACAGACCCAGAGTCAAATCAGTGGGTGGGTGTTATTTTCATGGGAGGGCCTAATTATGACATCAATTTTCTGACTTCCTGGTGAAATTGAGTGTGAAATCTGTCAACTTTCACATACTGTGCACAAGTGTGTCTCAATGACAATAGGCGGGTGCAATGTAAGTAGAGTAACAAAACATGTGTAATCACTTCAATAAAGCTGAGTGAAGTATTTTATGCACACACAGCTGTTGACGTGCCTGGTTGGCCCTGAGATCATTGACAGGCCTCGAGCGTTACTGATGTTCAAGATGCATTTGCTGTCAATGTCAATAACAATTAAGATTTAAATCTCATCCCACTAAACGGATTTAAATACAGGTGGATTACACACATGGGACGTCCTTTCTATGAATGATAATTTCagattcattcatgtgttttagGGGCAGAACGGATATGGTTGTtgatttagagctgaaacagttCATCGATgatattaatcgattactaaattaatcgacaactattttgataatttttcatgattaaaacaagatttccaattgtttaagcttcttaaatgtgagtagtttcttaatttctttgctctggataacaaagaaataatccgATCACCgatcaacatgttttaatgCATTGACAAATTCtcaataatttcattttttttacacactttttaaaataagattGAGATCTCTGTACCTATTGTTTTGCATGTGTGCTTCCATTGTAGAGCTTGTGAAcactgctctgtctctgtctttctctctctctctcacccaaaCACATGGTTGCATCTGCCATTGGCAGCATCAGGGAAAATCCCACCATGTCAGTAGACCAGTTGACTTACTGCCCTCAGCAGGTGGCCAGTGTAACACATAACATTGTTATTTTCCTGTTTAGCTGTTCATTTTCCCACAATTGGGATGCCTTGCTCAGCCGGCAGGGCCTTGACATAGTATTGCATGCATAACAGCTGACTGTTTTGGTGTTTAAAAACCTTAATATTCtggttttttccccttttccatCAGGTTGCCGGCAAACTGGAGAAACATATCCAAGAAATGGACGACGGCAGCTACGTCGAGTTTGATGTGCCGGAGTTCAGTAACACTGTTCTGACTCAGCTCAATGAGCTGCGGCTGCAAGGGAAGCTGTGTgacatcatagttcacattcagGGCCAGCCGTTTCGAGCCCACAAGGCCGTATTGGCAGCGAGTTCGCCCTACTTTCGTGACCACTCAGCCCTCAGCACCATGAGTGGCCTTTCCATCTCGGTCATCAAAAGTCCTGAGGTGTTTGAACAGCTTCTCGCGTTCTGCTACACGGGTCACATGTCCCTACAGCTCAAGGATATCATCAGTTTTCTCACTGctgccagcttcctgcagaTGCAGACCATCATTGACAAATGTACCCAAGTCCTTGAGCGCATCCACTCCAAGATCAGCCTCCCAGTCGGTGTCTGCAGTCCAGAGAAGGACGACTCGCAGACTGGTCGCAACGGGGTCAATGACAGCAACCTCTTTGTAAACCCTACCCAGATCTCCCCCCCTTACTACTCCCGGCAAGGCTTGGGCCGGGGGCGACAGCAGCACGAGGAAGCCCAGTCGGACCGCGGCAGCAGTGACAGCGTGTCAGAGCACGACACTCCCATGGAGGGAGAGACGGAGCAAGTGGAACTGATTGGCAAAGACGGGCAAGTAACGGATGTGCACGTGAAGGTGGAGAAGCCCGACAGGCCCACTTACTCCGATAGCTCCTCAGCGGGTGATGATGGTTACCACACGGAGTTGGTGGATGGAGAACAGGTGTTGGCGGTGAGTGTGGGTTCTTACTGTCCTGTCATCCAGCCTGCTACTTATTCTTACTCAGGGCTGACCTCCCCTTGCTTCGTCAACATCAGCAGCTCCAGTCCCTCGCGCTCCATGCTCAGTGGCTTCCGCGGTGGACGAGCCAGGTCAAAGCGGCCCCTGGCCATCCCGGCAGGCGTGCTGAGTCACGCCAAGCCGGATGACGGCGAGTCAGCTGTGGGCGCCACGGGGCTTGAGAACGACGTGCGAGAGCGCAGCCTGCGTAGCCAGTGGTACCCGTACAATGAGAGACTCATTTGCATCTACTGTGGAAAGACCTTCAATCAGAAGGGAAGCCTGGACCGCCACATGCGCCTGCACATGGGAATCACCCCGTTTGTTTGCAAATTCTGTGGCAAGAAGTACACGCGGAAAGACCAGCTGGAGTACCACATCCGTGGCCACACGGACAACAAGCCCTTCCACTGTCAGATCTGTGGAAAATGCTTCCCCTTTCAGGGCACCCTGAACCAGCATCTGCGGAAGAAACACATGGGCGCATCGGAGAGCAACAATCACACGGACTCTCCAGAGAGGACCGAGGGAGGCTCTGGCCAGAAGGACCAAGAGGATACGTCCGAGGGGATGGCCTTTGAGGCACAATATGCAGAGGAGGCCCCCGCCAATGATATGGAGGAAAGCTCTAAATGTAGTCCGGACCAGGATCAAGCATCAAGATGTGATTTTTAAGTTTCAGGTTAAGGAAGCTTTAAGAAGTGTTTGTTTCAACTCAAGTTAAAGGACTTTTTTCAATTTGGAATCGGCTCCCTCTAATATGGACATTTCTTTCATTAAGGTTCTCTGTCAGTTTTGTGAAAGTTGGTCATTGAATGCAAAGTGGAGATGGGTGCTTTATAGAGATTTGATTCTTACCTGTAAAGGGAGTAACAACTTACTATTTTGTAGGAGGTCCTAATAATCAAGACCTCCTCgttgatttctctttttatcttttaatgttttttaaaacatatttacagagTTATATAGGCATGTTGCAATAATTGATAATGTGAAAGCTCTGGTAAGATGCTTGTCATATCACCTTTTTACCTGACCTGTTTTTGCACACGTGGCCACAGGAGGTCACTTATTCACAAGGAATGATTTTTCTGCCAGTGCAAAGCTTCGTGTGACATATCCGTACAATACCTCATGATGCAACTACATACTCATATAATAGACAGTATTTTAACCTAAATGAAACTCACCAGGTTCTACCTCATAGCCAAGAACCTAGCAGGCACACATATTCACCGTTTGAAATCACTTGTATGAACAGTATCTTTATTGCCAaaccctgtaaaaaaaaaaagaaaaaaaaaaaaaatattcacaaagCCTTGATACTTAACGGTAAATATTCCTTGCTGATTGTATGGATTAGGGACAAAGTCCTTGTCTGATGTGTCATGGATCGGCCAGGTTACAATGATTATTAAGAAGGTGCTACGTTAGGAGTTCTTTAAATTTGCTAGCTTGTGTGTTTTCGTTAAAATGCAGAGAGCAGACGAAGAGAATGACCCTGCATACTTTTAAGATATCTTTTTGCTGTCTGATAATACTTAAGGATTTATAATCTCATCACTACTGGAGATCTCAGTCTGTTGGCCAAGGTGGTTTAAGATGCTATCGTCCATGGGTTGGATGAATTACGTCCATACaatgaaattatatatatatatttctctaTACTCTTATGGCAGATTTATACTGAactgttgtatttgtgtttgtcttggGTTTTGGCTTTTAGCTTAATACTGAGACAAGAGTCCTCTTTGTCAACTCAGCACAGTAGGAACAGCTCTGGGTCTGTTCACATGAGTCAAAGTACACTAGTCTGAATAATATGCAAACTGAAAGACTACAGGAATCTCAGCCATCGTGACGTCgtttttattgcattatttgAAAGAGCCGTCGGTTTAGTTTTTCCTGCTTTCATTCTGTCCCGCCGTTGGTTTGTTGCTGTGACTGGTTTTCTGCATGGAGCGAAGTCAAATGCACGCGTGGAACAGGTTCCCCTCTTTTTAATCAACCCTGCCGCCAGGCGTGGCGTAGCTAGATTAAGGTTAAGGCGGTGAAGAGCTCAGTGTTCGGAGCGGGAGCTGGTGGATGGAATAGAAAGAATATGCTAACCTAAGTCttaattttgattatttttctcttttcatcagAGTAAAAATTGACTTTTAACAGACTCTGTAAACACGTGAATACTATTGGCTGCAAGTCATGCATACAGGGATGTTGTATCTTATCTATACTATTTGAAATGTCGGGGATGgggatatttgtttttttagcttctATAGGTTTTATTTCCGTTCTGATTTAAAAGAATCTGCATTCACAGTAAATACAGGAGGCACTTAAAAGGGCCCCCGATGAATTATCTGCACACGTGATGCTCAGTTGGGCGAGTCCATTCTGTGCTCTTTTTCTTAAAAAGCACCTGTGAAAGAAAAGCTTGCGTCCCGTCCCGTCGGATCAATGCTGAATTTATTCAATGAACtgagatttattgttttttttaatatagtttTAATATAAGTCTctactttgtgtgttttggtgggagaatagtttgttttgttgcttaCGTCCAATGTTGAGTCAGGAGTGCAGCCCGTTTATTCCGGTGAACGCTGCGGCCGACGTCTTCTTTCATCGACTTTCGCTCAAACGGCAATCCAACGTTTGGGGGACtttgcaaaagcaaaaaaaaaaaaaattggtataGCTAGCTTTTTGTTAtctttttgtgtactttttagTCATCATCACCCACTGTCAACCTATAAAGTACTTTTTGATGAATGTTAAGTAAACGGAGCGTATTCCTGCCGCTGCTGACGCGACGCGCAGATTCCACCTCTGATCTGACCTCGGCGAAAACCGTCTTACGCTCTCAACCCGTGACGTTTTCTGAGTAATGGGTACAATCTGCAGACAACAAAGAATTTGTGCCAAGAGTTAAACACCAAAGACTAAAAGGTGGTTTTTAAACAGTACATATTGACTGTATTGCATAATTGAGAGcttgtgaagaaaaacagatccTTCATTTAAAGTAGGTTCATTGCTATTCGCAAGGAACGTCGTTTCCCAGCTTATAACAATCACTTGTATAAAATTTGAACAATTAGACATTAAAGTCATATATTGTGTAATATATTAAGCCATACAGGAGCTGACAATTTTAGAAGTTGTGCAATTGTTTCAAGccaatgtaaacaaagaaaaaagagagcgagagagagggggagaataTTTTACAAAAGTGGCATCTTAAACATAGTGCCTTGCCACGAGCTTTACATGCTAGAATCTGGCACTTTTGTCTTGTGcctctgtcatttttacatgctttGAATAGAGAGATTATTGAGCAGAGATTAACAAACTATGGCCGCGTTATTTGTAGTGAAGTGGCACCGAGAATGCAACGTAGTCATTCTTTTGTCATGGGACGGTTTGATggttgaagtgtttttttgtagcAATTGAAAACTTATCGAACGAGGCCGACCATCGCCCCGCCCGCCCCCCCGACCCCCCATGACTTCTCCAGCCACTGAGGACAATCTTAGCAGCGTACTGTATTTGTAGACATTTCAGTGAAGGAAGGAGAATGCATGAGAAACACAAAACGACTTCCGACTCTCTCTAAAGCATCGGACAGGGGAACAGCTGTCCGCGTGTTTAGCTGATAAAATAAACtgagaggataaaaaaaaaaagaagcttgcCCTCATTTAATGTAGCCAAATTGCACGTTGCCCAAAAACAGAAATTGTATAAAATTGccaattttttattattattattattgatatttcttttatttgtgtcatCGATTCGTGCACTTAACAGTTTTCCGTTGATAGTACATGTATGCTAAAGCCATCCAGGAAGTCTAGTCGTTCTTCCATTAGTTACCCCCAAGGGACTCAGCTGTAATAGCCTCTGTCATTTTGGTAGAGGAACTTTTAGCTCTAAAatggtgcttctttttttttttttttagataagtcacttttttttcctttccaaaCCGGTAAACAACTCCCATTTCTTCAGGTAAATggagagcggggggggggggggggggggggagtattTTCAATGCTTTTCATGAACTATAGTTACTTCTATGACAGTCCGCATCTACAGAACCAGCTCAACTTGACACACTcgaattgacttttttgtcaactctTGGTTCCACCTGAGAGGAACGGGAGTTGCGTTATGGGCCACAAGTAATCAAAAGGAAGTGTTTACAGGGAAGGCTGTCAGACTActttttgaaaattgcagcTCATCCTATTCCTTTTATAATAAACTCACTTCAGGTAGTTTACGAACACTGATACAGGCTTAGAAAGAAATCTTAAGTCTTCCATAGCTTTTCTGTCAGTTTCTGTCCACTGTGTATTatggaaagaggaaaaaacaagaaaaaagcaataacctttttttaaaaaaaagtagtgtATTGGGGATCATCAAGCCTGTTGAAAAATTGGCCTGTCAAATATCACACAAAGTGAATGACAGGGAGAATCCAAGTAGGACCAGGACaatttgttattgatttatttttatatgttttcTGAAACTTTGGACGGGTTGACTTCCTCTTCAGgagatatataaataataatgaaaaaaagtggtgttgcttgttttttttttttattttgaaaagcaatGTTGAAAAAAATCCAGTGGCAGCGACTTGACTGCGACACAAGAACTGAGTGTGCAGTTCAGTCATCTAACTCAGTGGCACTGTTCAGctgtgttttaataatgaaaggGATTTTTGGGCTATAATGGCCACTCTTTAGGAGCGGGCTGTCTGTTGGTCATGTTGCGGTTCAGTGGTCTCCATTAGCTCCTCAGGCACTGAGACTGTAGTTGTTGAGGACGAGAGGGGACGTTTTCAGTCGAGCTCTTGTCCCCGTCTCTTTGACGACGTCCTAGATCCTGCACTATAGCGTCTCTGGCTCATATTTGGtgacatggcaaaaaaaaaaaaaaaaacttagaaCTCAGGGTATATAGTGTTTAAGTGGTCTCATTGGACATAACATAACATGTCCGTAGTATAATTGTGCACTTC from Solea solea chromosome 8, fSolSol10.1, whole genome shotgun sequence encodes:
- the zbtb34 gene encoding zinc finger and BTB domain-containing protein 34, with amino-acid sequence MLTWKTVAGKLEKHIQEMDDGSYVEFDVPEFSNTVLTQLNELRLQGKLCDIIVHIQGQPFRAHKAVLAASSPYFRDHSALSTMSGLSISVIKSPEVFEQLLAFCYTGHMSLQLKDIISFLTAASFLQMQTIIDKCTQVLERIHSKISLPVGVCSPEKDDSQTGRNGVNDSNLFVNPTQISPPYYSRQGLGRGRQQHEEAQSDRGSSDSVSEHDTPMEGETEQVELIGKDGQVTDVHVKVEKPDRPTYSDSSSAGDDGYHTELVDGEQVLAVSVGSYCPVIQPATYSYSGLTSPCFVNISSSSPSRSMLSGFRGGRARSKRPLAIPAGVLSHAKPDDGESAVGATGLENDVRERSLRSQWYPYNERLICIYCGKTFNQKGSLDRHMRLHMGITPFVCKFCGKKYTRKDQLEYHIRGHTDNKPFHCQICGKCFPFQGTLNQHLRKKHMGASESNNHTDSPERTEGGSGQKDQEDTSEGMAFEAQYAEEAPANDMEESSKCSPDQDQASRCDF